In a genomic window of Meriones unguiculatus strain TT.TT164.6M chromosome 8, Bangor_MerUng_6.1, whole genome shotgun sequence:
- the Cthrc1 gene encoding collagen triple helix repeat-containing protein 1 isoform X1, with the protein MLRAAEPGQTPTGARLPRTTHLPLRAPPPPRTMLPAGRAASRPRLLGLSLGLLLLLLPAPSSASENPKVKQKALIRQREVVDLYNGMCLQGPAGVPGRDGSPGANGIPGTPGIPGRDGFKGEKGECLRESFEESWTPNYKQCSWSSLNYGIDLGKIAECTFTKMRSNSALRVLFSGSLRLKCRNACCQRWYFTFNGAECSGPLPIEAIIYLDQGSPELNSTINIHRTSSVEGLCEGIGAGLVDVAIWVGTCSDYPKGDASTGWNSVSRIIIEELPK; encoded by the exons ATGCTGCGGGCGGCCGAGCCCGGCCAGACGCCGACCGGGGCCCGGCTCCCGCGGACCACCCACCTCCCGCTCCGcgctccgccgccgccgcgcaCCATGCTCCCCGCGGGCCGCGCCGCCTCCCGGCCGCGGCTGCTCGGCCTCTCCcttgggctgctgctgctgctgctgcccgcGCCGTCCAGCGCCTCTGAGAACCCCAAGGTGAAGCAGAAAGCGCTGATCCGGCAGAGGGAGGTGGTGGATCTG TATAATGGAATGTGCCTACAAGGACCCGCGGGCGTTCCTGGTCGGGATGGGAGCCCTGGGGCCAATGGCATTCCTGGCACACCTGGGATCCCTGGTCGGGACGGATtcaaaggagagaagggggagtgCTTACGGGAAAGCTTCGAGGAGTCCTGGACCCCAAACTACAAGCAGTGCTCGTGGAGCTCACTCAACTACGGCATAGATCTTGGGAAAATTGCG GAGTGCACATTCACCAAGATGCGCTCCAACAGTGCTCTGCGAGTTCTGTTCAGCGGCTCCCTTCGGCTGAAATGCAGAAACGCATGCTGTCAGCGCTGGTACTTTACATTTAACGGAGCTGAATGCTCAGGGCCTCTTCCCATTGAAGCCATCATCTATCTGGACCAAGGAAGCCCTGAATTAAATTCAACTATTAATATCCATCGTACTTCCTCTG TGGAAGGACTCTGCGAAGGGATTGGCGCCGGGCTGGTAGATGTGGCCATCTGGGTGGGCACTTGTTCCGACTACCCCAAAGGAGACGCTTCTACTGGATGGAACTCCGTATCTCGCATCATAATTGAAGAACTACCGAAATAA
- the Cthrc1 gene encoding collagen triple helix repeat-containing protein 1 isoform X2 produces the protein MLRAAEPGQTPTGARLPRTTHLPLRAPPPPRTMLPAGRAASRPRLLGLSLGLLLLLLPAPSSASENPKVKQKALIRQREVVDLECTFTKMRSNSALRVLFSGSLRLKCRNACCQRWYFTFNGAECSGPLPIEAIIYLDQGSPELNSTINIHRTSSVEGLCEGIGAGLVDVAIWVGTCSDYPKGDASTGWNSVSRIIIEELPK, from the exons ATGCTGCGGGCGGCCGAGCCCGGCCAGACGCCGACCGGGGCCCGGCTCCCGCGGACCACCCACCTCCCGCTCCGcgctccgccgccgccgcgcaCCATGCTCCCCGCGGGCCGCGCCGCCTCCCGGCCGCGGCTGCTCGGCCTCTCCcttgggctgctgctgctgctgctgcccgcGCCGTCCAGCGCCTCTGAGAACCCCAAGGTGAAGCAGAAAGCGCTGATCCGGCAGAGGGAGGTGGTGGATCTG GAGTGCACATTCACCAAGATGCGCTCCAACAGTGCTCTGCGAGTTCTGTTCAGCGGCTCCCTTCGGCTGAAATGCAGAAACGCATGCTGTCAGCGCTGGTACTTTACATTTAACGGAGCTGAATGCTCAGGGCCTCTTCCCATTGAAGCCATCATCTATCTGGACCAAGGAAGCCCTGAATTAAATTCAACTATTAATATCCATCGTACTTCCTCTG TGGAAGGACTCTGCGAAGGGATTGGCGCCGGGCTGGTAGATGTGGCCATCTGGGTGGGCACTTGTTCCGACTACCCCAAAGGAGACGCTTCTACTGGATGGAACTCCGTATCTCGCATCATAATTGAAGAACTACCGAAATAA